AAGGAGATCGGGTACCTCGAGGACGAGGGATTCCACGACATCAAGATATCGGTGAAGCACAGTCACGTGCCCTCGATGGTCGCCTCGTACCGTCTGCTCGCAGACGCCGTCGAGTACCCCCTCCACCTCGGCGTCACCGAGGCCGGGCCGCTGCCGGGCGGGCTCATCAAGTCCGTGGCGGGCATCTCGACCCTGCTTTTCGAGGGTATCGGCGACACCATCAGGTTCTCCCTGACTGCCGACCCCGTCGAGGAGGCCAAGGCGGGGCGTCAACTCCTCGAGTACCTCGGGCTTCGTGAGCGGAAGGGCCTCGACCTCATCGCTTGTCCTTCGTGCGGCCGTGCCGAGGTCGACGTCATCAAGGTTGCCCAGGATGCCCAGGCGGCGCTCGAGGCCGAGAAGCTGTCCATACAGGTGGCCGTCATGGGGTGCGTGGTCAACGGTCCCGGCGAGGCGCGCGAGGCCGACATCGGCATCGCCGCCGGCCGCGGAAGGGGCCACCTGTTCATAAAGGGCCAGGTCGTCCGCGTCGTGCCTGAGGCGGACATGGTCGACGCCCTCCTCACCGAGGCGCGCTTGCTGGCTGCCGAGGGGGTCGAGGCGCGCCTGGCGGCTGCCGATTCCGACGCTGCAAAGATCGCCGAAGAAGCGGCCATAGAGCTGCGGAGCGTCCAGGGAGACGTCAACCACGCCGCCGACCGCCGCGCCGCCGTCGCCGAGGTGGCGGCGGCAGACTGACACCGGTGACACCCTCCCGATACGCCTGCCACGACGCCCGGCCCGGCGCGGCGCCGCTCTCAGAGCCGGCACCGTGACGAGCGTCCTCGTCACCGGTGGAGCGGGTTATGTCGGCGGGGTCGTCGTCGAGCACCTCAAGGAGGCGGGAGAGCGGGTCGTCGTGCTCGACTCGATGGAGCGGGCGCCTCGAGCGGCTATTCCCGACGGGGTCGCCTTCTATGAGGGACCCGTCGGCGACGGAGGGCTCGTCGCCCGGATCGTGGCGGACCACGACGTCGATGCGTGTATGCACTTCGCCGGGCTGATCTCGGTCGGCGAGTCGGTTCGCGAGCCGCAGCGCTACCACCAGAGCAACGTCGCCCAGACGGCGACGCTCCTGTCGACGCTCGTGTCCGAAGGCGTCGAGATCGTCGTGTTCAGCTCGTCCGCCGCCGTCTACGGCGATCCGCTCGACGTCCCCATCAAGGAAGTTCACCGGCACGCCCCGACCAGCCCGTACGGCTGGACGAAGTCGGCGGTCGAGGCGATGCTCTCTCAGCTCGGCACGGCGGGCCTGCTGAGATCCGCCTCGCTCCGCTACTTCAACGCGGCGGGGGCCGGGTCGGGCCGGCGCGAGGAGCACGATCCCGAGACGCACTTGATCCCGCTGGCGCTCGACGCCGCCTCCGGCGCCGGCCCGCAACTCACGGTGTTCGGCAGCGACTACGACACCCCGGACGGCACGGCGATTCGCGACTACGTCCACGTCGACGATCTGGCGACGGCCCATGTCCTGGCGCTCGGCCACCTGCGCTCGGGCGCGGCGACCACGGCGTTCAACCTCGGCAACGGCGCCGGATACTCGGTCTTGGACGTGATCGAGACGGTCGGCGCCGTCACGGGCCAGGCGGTGCCGCACGAGATGGGGCCGCGGAGGGACGGCGACCCGGCCGTCCTGGTCGCCTCGGCCGAACTCGCCAGGACGGTGCTCGGATGGCGACCCGCCCACGAGGCGCTCGAGGACATCGTCGCCAGCGCCCAGGCGTCGCGTCGCTGACGGCTCGCTGCCCGCCGCATCTATCCTCGCGTGCCCCGATCACGAGAGAGCCACCGATGCGCTGGTCCAACGCCTTCATCCCGACGCTGCGCGACGACCCGGCGGACGCCGAGGCCGTCAGCCACAGGCTGCTCGTGCGCGGCGGGTTCATCCGCCAGCTCATGTCGGGGTCGTATTCGCTCCTCCCTCTCGGGATGCGCGTCGCCACGAAGGTCTCGACGATCATCCGCGAGGAGATGGATCGCATCGGGGGCCAGGAGTTCTCCCTGCCGGTCGTGCACCCCGGTGAGGTGTGGAAGAAGACGGGTCGCTGGGACGACGTGGAGGGAATCCTCGTCAAGTTCAAGGACCGGAAGGGCGCCGACCTCCTGCTGGCCATGACGCACGAGGAGGTCTTCACGCTCCTCGCCACCGAGCTGCACTCGTACAAGGAGCTGCCGCAGACGTGGTATCACCTGCAGACGAAGTTCAGGGACGAGCCGCGACCCAAGGCGGGGCTGTTGCGTGTCAGGGAGTTCGTGATGAAGGACTCCTACTCGTTCGACATCGACGCTGCGGGGCTCGACGTCCAGTTCGAGAACCACCGAGGCGCCTACCTCGCCATCTTCCGGCGTCTCGGGCTCGACGCCATCCCGGTCCACGCCAGCTCGGGAGTCATGGGCGGCACCGAGAGCGTCGAGTTCGTGGTCGCATCGCCTGCCGGGGAGGATGACGTCGCCCGCTGTCCGAACGGCGACTACGCGGCGAACGTCGAGCGTGCGGTCTCCGAGGTCGTCCCCGAGGTCGACGAGCCGTGGGAAGGGCGCCCCGAGCGGGTGGCGACGCCGGGGATCAGGACGATCGCGGCACTCGCCGAAGCCCACGACTTCGCCACACCGCAACGCCAGATCAAGACGCTCGTCTACGTCGTCGACGGCGAGCCGACGTTGATTCTGCTGCGGGGGGACCATGAGCTCATGGAGCAGAAGCTCGTCGACGGCCTCGGAACCCAGCACGTTCGACCGGCACACGCGGACGAGATCAGGGAAGCACTCGGTGCCGATCCCGGCAGCCTCGGCGCCGTCGGGGTGACCGCGCTCCCGATCATCGCCGACCCGGCCCTCGACGGTCGCTCCAACATGACGACCGGGGCCAACGAAGACGACTGGCACCTGCGAGGCGTCGACGTGGCCCGGGACGTCGCCGTCGGCCGGTGGCTCGACCTGCGCAGGGTACGCGCCGGCGAGCCATGTCCGGTGTGTGGGGCGCCGCTCGTCGTCGAGCGGGCCATCGAGGTCGGGCACATCTTCAAGCTGGAGACGACCTATTCGCGGAAGCTCGGCGCCACGGTCCTCGACGCGGAGGGCGAGGAGGTGCCGCTCCAAATGGGCTCGTACGGCATCGGCGTCGGGCGCAACGTGGCCGCAGTCGTCGAGGTCCACCACGACGACAAGGGCATCTCGTGGCCGGTCGCGGTCGCACCGTACGAGGTGGTGATCACGACGCTGAAGGTCGACGACCACGCGACGATGGCGGCAGCCGAGGGGCTCTACGAGCGGATGCGCGCTGCGGGGCTCGACGTACTTCTCGACGACAGGGACGAGCGTCCCGGCGTCAAGTTCAACGATGCCGAGCTCATCGGGATCCCTTATCGCGTCACGGTCGGCCCTCGGGGGCTCGCCGACGGTGTCGTCGAGCTCACCGTCCGAGCGACGGGTGAGACCACGACCGTGGCACGCGATGATGCAGCGTCCGAGCTGGCGTCACTCGTCGGCTCGGCGCGCTGACCGCACCGCAGTCTCGTTGGGCGGTGCGGGATCTCACCCCAACGGGTCGCCCACCGCCACGATGACGTTCGTGACGTCGTCGGCGTTGCCCACGATCGTCACCGACGTGATTCCGCTGTCCCCGAATGTGCTCCACGACACCTGATCGTTCGTGGTGGCGAGCGGCTCACCCAGCTGATCCGTGTAGTAGGCGACGAGCTCGTCGAAGTCGGCGGTCGTCGTGAACGACGCAGTGGCCACGCCGCCCGCGTTGAACACGCCTTCCACCGTGCTGTCGGGCGGAACCAGGTCGGCCGGGAAGTCGTCGGGTAGGTCTACGCCAGGGCCGCCGACTACCCCACCCGATGTGGTGTCGGTGTCGCCGCCGGCGTCAGCGGGGTCGATGCCGCAGTACTCGGCGATGTTGTCGGCGGCCTCCTCGAAGGCGGCATCGTCGAACGGAAGCTCGAGGGAACCTTCGTCGAACGCCTGCATGAGGGCCGTGAAGCTGTAGTCGTACTCGTCGAGGAGATCCGCCAGATCGCGCATCCCGCCTGCGAG
This genomic interval from Acidimicrobiia bacterium contains the following:
- the ispG gene encoding flavodoxin-dependent (E)-4-hydroxy-3-methylbut-2-enyl-diphosphate synthase, translated to MSFERRHTKRLQVGGVPVGGGAPISVQSMTTTKTADVDGTLAQVYALAAAGADIVRITCNDVAAAQGLAEIVPRSPVPIIADIHYQYRLALAALEAGVAGLRLNPGNIRKEDQIRTVARAAADAGVSIRVGVNAGSLDKDLLARYGAPVPQALVDSALKEIGYLEDEGFHDIKISVKHSHVPSMVASYRLLADAVEYPLHLGVTEAGPLPGGLIKSVAGISTLLFEGIGDTIRFSLTADPVEEAKAGRQLLEYLGLRERKGLDLIACPSCGRAEVDVIKVAQDAQAALEAEKLSIQVAVMGCVVNGPGEAREADIGIAAGRGRGHLFIKGQVVRVVPEADMVDALLTEARLLAAEGVEARLAAADSDAAKIAEEAAIELRSVQGDVNHAADRRAAVAEVAAAD
- the galE gene encoding UDP-glucose 4-epimerase GalE, whose translation is MTSVLVTGGAGYVGGVVVEHLKEAGERVVVLDSMERAPRAAIPDGVAFYEGPVGDGGLVARIVADHDVDACMHFAGLISVGESVREPQRYHQSNVAQTATLLSTLVSEGVEIVVFSSSAAVYGDPLDVPIKEVHRHAPTSPYGWTKSAVEAMLSQLGTAGLLRSASLRYFNAAGAGSGRREEHDPETHLIPLALDAASGAGPQLTVFGSDYDTPDGTAIRDYVHVDDLATAHVLALGHLRSGAATTAFNLGNGAGYSVLDVIETVGAVTGQAVPHEMGPRRDGDPAVLVASAELARTVLGWRPAHEALEDIVASAQASRR
- a CDS encoding proline--tRNA ligase translates to MRWSNAFIPTLRDDPADAEAVSHRLLVRGGFIRQLMSGSYSLLPLGMRVATKVSTIIREEMDRIGGQEFSLPVVHPGEVWKKTGRWDDVEGILVKFKDRKGADLLLAMTHEEVFTLLATELHSYKELPQTWYHLQTKFRDEPRPKAGLLRVREFVMKDSYSFDIDAAGLDVQFENHRGAYLAIFRRLGLDAIPVHASSGVMGGTESVEFVVASPAGEDDVARCPNGDYAANVERAVSEVVPEVDEPWEGRPERVATPGIRTIAALAEAHDFATPQRQIKTLVYVVDGEPTLILLRGDHELMEQKLVDGLGTQHVRPAHADEIREALGADPGSLGAVGVTALPIIADPALDGRSNMTTGANEDDWHLRGVDVARDVAVGRWLDLRRVRAGEPCPVCGAPLVVERAIEVGHIFKLETTYSRKLGATVLDAEGEEVPLQMGSYGIGVGRNVAAVVEVHHDDKGISWPVAVAPYEVVITTLKVDDHATMAAAEGLYERMRAAGLDVLLDDRDERPGVKFNDAELIGIPYRVTVGPRGLADGVVELTVRATGETTTVARDDAASELASLVGSAR